TCGAGGTCCAGTCCGGCGTCCTCGCCCTCCACGGTCACGTGCGACATCGCCGTGGTGGGCGTGGCGCCGTGCCAGTGCCAGCCGCCCGGTGGGTTGGTGACGACGTCGCCCGCCCGGACGATGTGGACGGCGTTCTCGTCGGCGACGATGCCGATTCCGTCGGTGATGACGAGGTGCTGACCGTTCTCGTGGCGGTGCGGCACCGTTCGGGCTCCTGCGGTGAAGTGCACGCCCATCGACTTCTCGTCCGGCAGCGCGCAGGGCAGCGGCTGCACCTTCACGCCGTCGGCGTCGTTGAACAAGGCCTTCAGTGCGTCGGGCACCGGGCCGCCTTCGGCAGCGTCAGCGGTGGCGAACTCGTCCATTGGTGACTCCTCTCATAGTTGCGGGTACCGGACTCACAGTAGGAATCCGGTACCCCCGTCCAACAGTGGCGGATACGACGTGTTCAACAGCGTTTCCGACAGCGCCCCACGGGGCTCGACGCTGGCCGCGTCGCGCCCCGCGGGCAGCGTGCCGTGGTGCTTAGTTGAAGAGGGACAGGTCGATCGAGTCGGCGAGCAGCTTGTAGCCGGCGTCGTTGGGGTGCAGGTTGTCGACGCTCGCGAAGGGGATCCTCAGCGAGTTGGTGTTGAGCGGGTCGCGGATCGTCGCGTCGAAGTCGATGACGGCGTCCGCCGCACCGCTGGTGCGGATCCAGTTGTTCACCGCGAGCCGCTTGGCGACGACGTCAGGCAGCGAGTAGGTGGTGAACAGGCCGCGAGCCGGGCGGGTCAGGTCCCCGGCCGGGGTGATCGTGGTGGCGTAGACCTTGATGCCCCGGGCGTGCGCGGCCGTGATGACCTGTTGCATGCCGTTGATGACCTGCTGGGCGGTGATCGGTTCCGGGTGCCGGCCCGGGATTCCGATGAACGGCGGATTGGCCAGGTCGTTGATCCCGGTCTCCAGCACGATGTATTTCACGTCGGGCCGGGAGAGCACATTGAGGTCGAGTGAATTCAGGGTACTCGGGCCGATGTTGCTGAACAGCAGCCGCTGACCGGCAACTCCTTCATTCAGAACCGACACGTCCTTGTACGCCGCGGAATTCTGGAGCCGTTCGGTCAGGAAATCCGGATAGCGGTTGTTGGCATTGATGGTGGACATCAGTCCGTCGGTGAGCGAGTTGCCGAGCGTGACGACGCTGCGGGCCGTCGGAGCACCGACCACGTCGACACCGCTGAGGAAGTAGTACGAGATTCCGCTCGGTAAGAACGGAACGGACGTCAACGGCAGGACCGGGTTCACCCCGCTGACATTTCCCAGCGCGAGGTAATTGATCTGGTTCCCGATGGTGTGCTGCGTCGACGCCCCGGTCAGGTTCGGGACGTAGAAGTCGATGACGAGGTTCTCCAGCGCGCGGACCGCGAAAGGAACCGGGTCCGAGTAACGGTCCTGGCCGGCCGGAATGGTGACCGAGGTGGCGCCGCCGAACGTCAGCGGCTTGCTGGAACCGGGCACGAAGGCCGCTCCCTGCACAGCTCCGGCCAGCGTCGCGGCGCTCACCAGCTGACCGGGGAAGTCGGTGATGCTGGTCGGCAGCGGCGGGAGGCCGAGACCGGCCGGCAGGTTGTCCGTTCCGGGCACCTGCTTGGCGATCTTCGCGTCCTGGAAGGTGATCGGCTGGGTGCCGTACCGGTTGGTGAGTCGCACGCGGGCCACCTCACCGCTGAGGTGCGGGCGCACGATCTGCCGGAGGGTCTGGTTGACGAAGGTGAGGGGCATGCCGAGCGTGTTGTCCGGGCCGAGCGGTGTCATCGGGGTGGCCGACCAGCTGCCGACCCAGTTGTCGGCGGTCGTCTGCGTCGCTTCGAGCGGAGCCGCGGTCGCGGTGGACTCCGCCGCGGTCAGGCCGAGGGCGGTCAGCGACAAGGTGAGGACAAGTACTCCCCACCTGCGCCGGATTGCCGAGAGGGATGGCGGTGCCGTTCCGTGTCGGAACACAGGGGACTCCTTCGTTGCCACGTGGTGGCGTTGTGAACTGATGCCGCCGTGAATTCGGGTGAATTAAACGGCTGATTTCCGGTGGGAAAGACCGGAACGGAACCGCCGGTAAGCAGGCGGAAGAAGACGCGGAGAGGCCTCCTGCCAGAGGGCACAGAGATGCCACGAACAGGCTGGGCAACCGGTGGGCTGCAAGAGAGGAGTTCCTCGCGACATTGGGGCGGTGCTCGACGCGCCGGCGTGAGAGATGTCGCAACGAGATGGGGAGCGGTTTGCTGTACTCCGAGACAAACGATAGGAGCCGTCCGGCGAAATCGGCAGCAGTGAATGCGACGCTTTTGACACCATTCGCGTCCGATCCGGGCTACGGTCACTTCATCGCAGGTTGCCGGTCACGGGGAGGAACGGTTGTGGAGGTCGGGCTGATCGCAGTCGACGACGTGGCCGACTTCGGTCTGACCGCGCTCCTGGAGGTCCTGGGCACGGCCGCGTCGCTGCGGCTGGAGACCGACGCCGGCTCCGAGCCGTGGACGGTGACGCCGATCGGCCTCGGCGCCGAGGTGCGGACCGGGTTCGGGCACCGCGCTCCGACGACGCCGATCCCAAGCCTCACGCGGCTGCCGGACGTCCTGGTGATGCCGGCGGTGAACACCAAAGAGGCCACCGGGCTGCTCGAACGGGTCACCAGTGCGCGGAACCGGCCGATCCTGGAGCTGCTCTGCGAGGCCCGCGCGGAGCACGTCGAGATCGCCGCGGCGTGCACGGGGACCTTCTTCCTCGCGGAGTCCGGTGTTCTCGACGGCGAAACGGCCACCACGAGCTGGTGGCTGGCGCCGGTGTTCAGACGCCGCTACCCGAAAGTCGACCTGCAGGAGGGCCTGGTCATCAGCCAGAGTGAAGGGGTCACGACAGCAGGGGCGGCCTTCTCCCACATCGATCTGGGCCTCGCGATCATCAGGTCGCATAACCCCGCCCTGGCCGACCTGGTGGATCGCTACCTGTTGATCGGATCGAAGGCCAGTCAGGCCGCGTTCGCGATCCCCGCGGTCATGGCCGGCTACGACCCGATCACCAGCGCCTTCGAACGCTGGGTCCGCGATCACCTCGCTCAGCCGATCCAGATCGCCAGCGCGGCCCACCACCTCGGCGTCTCCGAGCGCACCCTGCAACGGACGACCGCCGACGTCCTGGGCATGAGCCCGGTGGACTTCATCAACGAGATCCGTCTCGACAAGGCCACCCAGCTGGTGCGAACCACCAACCTGACGGCAGCCGAGATCGCCACCCGAGTCGGCTATCTCAACGTCAGCACTCTCCGGGACCTGTTCCACCGGCGCCGCGGCACCACGATCAGCGCCCTACGCCGAGCCGCACCCAAACACGTCTGACGAACCGTCAGTCCTCTCCTTCCCTGACTGCACGGGTGTTCTCGAGACCACCGGCGGCGTACGCGGCTGCGATGACGATGAGTGTCACGGGCAGACCCAGGGCGATCCTGACGATCAGCAGCCAAGCAACAGGTTCCTCGTTGAGGTAGACGACGCCCAGCGCGACCGCACGCACCACTAGGGCGGCCCCGGCTGTCATGGTCGTGAGGTTGAAAACGGCCCGGGCCCGGCGATCGACCTGACGCAGCAGCGATCGACGGCGTACGAGGCCCCACAGCACTGCGAACAGAGGACGTCGTACGGCGACAGATCCGACGAGGACGCTCCCCAGCGCCAGGTCGATGCAGATGTCGGCGACGAGACCGCCCGCGGCCACTCCGGTGACATGGGCGATGGTCGCCGCGATGCTGAGCCCGACGGCGCCGCTGACGACTGTTGCCTTCGGCCAGCGCCGGCGGTGCGCCACGACCACGATGCAGCCGAGCACCACGACTCCGGCGCCCATCCCCCACCAGAAGCCCGTGCTGCTGGCGACCGCGATGAACAAGATCGGTGGCAACTCCGGCGCGAGAAGGCCCGAGCGGCGCAGAGACTGCCCTGCGGTCCGCACCGCGTCGGACAGGCGCGCATCGTTCTGTGTCCGAGCGGGCACGGCATCCCCCAGATAGTCATTTACGGCGTAAAGCTACTACAACACCGTACGCCGTAAAGTTCAAGCCGTCGTCAAACACGGACCCGGACGTGGCGCCGGCCGTCCCCGGGGCGGGACGGCTTGTTCGTCCCGGCGGGCGATGGACTACGAGGCGCGGTTCGACTGGCGCGCGACCGCGCCGATGCCGAGGACGATCATGTCGATGCCCAGCCGGTAGTAGTCCTCGACGTTCTGCCGGCCGGTCAACGGTCCTGCCGCGGCCCGGATGTTCGGGTACTGCTCGGAGGCCGGCCCGGCGAGTTCGTCGCGTTCCGCGGCGTACTGGCTCGACTGTTTCGGCGGCTTCGTCTTGAGATCCGGCGCGTGCTCGACGAGCGCCACGGCAGACTGCGTCGCGAGCTGGATCAGCGTCGCGCCGTCCTGCGGGCTGAGACCTGCCTGCCGGGCGCTGTCGAGCATGATCTCCAGTGCGGCCAGGAACCTGGGCAACGGAACGAGTCGCTCGATCACCAGCCGGCCCACCCAGGGGTGGTCGCGCAGCTGGGTCACCAGCGCGAGCAGGACCCGGCGCAACCTCTCGTCCCAGGCCGCTCCCGGCAGGTCGTCGAACCGACCCATCGCGATCACCGATTCGGTCATCGCGTCGAGCAGACTGTCCTTGTCCTTGAAGTGCCAGTAGAACCCCATCGGGCTCACCGACAGTTCGCGCCCCAGCCGGCGCATCGACACCGACTCCAGGCCTTCGCGATCGGCGAGCGACACCGCTACTTTCAGGATCTGCGCCGCCGACAGCGTGGGCTTCGACGCATCCGGAGAATTCCTGCTCACCGGATCACCGTACACCCCGACGCATCCTAGCTTTACGGCATAAAGCGTCTGCGACCCGAGAGTGGTGGAGCCCTCCGTGAAACCTGTCCGTATCGGTGCTCAGGTCGCGCCACAGCGAGCGGCGTACGCCGACATCCGGAGCGCCGCAGCCGCGGTCGAGGACGTGGGCGCGGACATCCTCTTCACCTGGGACCACTTCTTCCCCCTGGGCAAGGAAGCCGACGCCCCGCACTTCGAAGGCTGGACCGTCCTCGGCGCCTGGGCCGAGCAGACCACCCGGATCGGTCTCGGGGTGCTTGTCAGCTGCAACAGCTACCGCAACCCCGACCTCCTGGCCGACATGGCCAGAACCGTCGACCACATCAGCGGTGGTCGCGTCGTCCTGGGGATCGGCGCCGGTTTCAAGGAGCGTGAATTCCTCGAGTACGGCTACGACTTCCCGTCGCCCGGTCGACGGATCGCCGACCTCGCCGCCGCTCTACCGCGGATCGAGAAGCGCCTCACCGCGCTGAACCCGCCGCCGACGGGCCCGATGCCGATCCTCGTCGCCGGAGGCGGTGAGCAGAAGATGCTCCGCATCGTCGCCCGGCACGCGAACATCTGGAACACCTTCGCCGAGGGCGAGGACCTCGTGCGCAAGCTCGGCCTGCTCGAACGCTACTGCGCCGAGATCGACCGTGACTTCTCGACGATCGAAATCTCCGTCCACACCGGAGGCGATCCCTGGGAAGCCGGCCCGCGCCTGCGTGAGCTCGGCGCCAGTCTCTTCACCATCACCACCAGCGGCCCCGACTACGACCTCGGCACCATCCGCCGCTGGATCTCCTGGCGCGACGAGCAGAACAACTGACAAGACGGCCCGCCGTACTTACGCCCAGGACCAGAACCGGTCCCGCGGCAACACGCAAGGCCCGGCCATTATGATCGCCGAACACGCCGTCAGACGGATCGCCGCCAACTGGACCAACAAGACGTCGTCACGACGCCCGGAGAGGATTCCGTACTATGGCTGAACAGGTACAGCTGTATCCGGTCACAGAGGCTGACCTGTCCCTCCTTGCACGGCTGCACAACACCTGGCCGGCGGCCGGCTCAGCCTTCGAGTGGTTCGGGTACGCCGATCCCGCCCGGGCACAGCGCCGGTGGTCACAGGACGGGCTGCTCGGCGCGGACTCGGGAACACTGATGGTCCGGCGCGGCGAAGAGGCGGTGGGTTCGGTCACCTGGCGGTCGACGCCCTTCGGTCCACTCAACCGCGGCTGGAACATCGGCATCGGCCTGGTCCCCGAAGCGCAGGGCGCGGGCATCGGTACCCGCGCCCAGGAACTTCTGGTCGAGTACCTCTTCGACCACACCGAGGTGCACCGGATCGATGCTCAGACCAACATCCTGAACCTCGCCGAGCAACGCGCTCTGGAGAAGGCCGGGTTCGTTCGTGAAGGCATCCTCAGAGGCGCCCAGTTCCGC
The Kribbella italica DNA segment above includes these coding regions:
- a CDS encoding cupin domain-containing protein, yielding MDEFATADAAEGGPVPDALKALFNDADGVKVQPLPCALPDEKSMGVHFTAGARTVPHRHENGQHLVITDGIGIVADENAVHIVRAGDVVTNPPGGWHWHGATPTTAMSHVTVEGEDAGLDLDVEQRDWESSYSSDLGA
- a CDS encoding GDSL-type esterase/lipase family protein; this encodes MSLTALGLTAAESTATAAPLEATQTTADNWVGSWSATPMTPLGPDNTLGMPLTFVNQTLRQIVRPHLSGEVARVRLTNRYGTQPITFQDAKIAKQVPGTDNLPAGLGLPPLPTSITDFPGQLVSAATLAGAVQGAAFVPGSSKPLTFGGATSVTIPAGQDRYSDPVPFAVRALENLVIDFYVPNLTGASTQHTIGNQINYLALGNVSGVNPVLPLTSVPFLPSGISYYFLSGVDVVGAPTARSVVTLGNSLTDGLMSTINANNRYPDFLTERLQNSAAYKDVSVLNEGVAGQRLLFSNIGPSTLNSLDLNVLSRPDVKYIVLETGINDLANPPFIGIPGRHPEPITAQQVINGMQQVITAAHARGIKVYATTITPAGDLTRPARGLFTTYSLPDVVAKRLAVNNWIRTSGAADAVIDFDATIRDPLNTNSLRIPFASVDNLHPNDAGYKLLADSIDLSLFN
- a CDS encoding GlxA family transcriptional regulator, with the translated sequence MLYSETNDRSRPAKSAAVNATLLTPFASDPGYGHFIAGCRSRGGTVVEVGLIAVDDVADFGLTALLEVLGTAASLRLETDAGSEPWTVTPIGLGAEVRTGFGHRAPTTPIPSLTRLPDVLVMPAVNTKEATGLLERVTSARNRPILELLCEARAEHVEIAAACTGTFFLAESGVLDGETATTSWWLAPVFRRRYPKVDLQEGLVISQSEGVTTAGAAFSHIDLGLAIIRSHNPALADLVDRYLLIGSKASQAAFAIPAVMAGYDPITSAFERWVRDHLAQPIQIASAAHHLGVSERTLQRTTADVLGMSPVDFINEIRLDKATQLVRTTNLTAAEIATRVGYLNVSTLRDLFHRRRGTTISALRRAAPKHV
- a CDS encoding DUF3159 domain-containing protein, with product MPARTQNDARLSDAVRTAGQSLRRSGLLAPELPPILFIAVASSTGFWWGMGAGVVVLGCIVVVAHRRRWPKATVVSGAVGLSIAATIAHVTGVAAGGLVADICIDLALGSVLVGSVAVRRPLFAVLWGLVRRRSLLRQVDRRARAVFNLTTMTAGAALVVRAVALGVVYLNEEPVAWLLIVRIALGLPVTLIVIAAAYAAGGLENTRAVREGED
- a CDS encoding TetR family transcriptional regulator, whose translation is MSRNSPDASKPTLSAAQILKVAVSLADREGLESVSMRRLGRELSVSPMGFYWHFKDKDSLLDAMTESVIAMGRFDDLPGAAWDERLRRVLLALVTQLRDHPWVGRLVIERLVPLPRFLAALEIMLDSARQAGLSPQDGATLIQLATQSAVALVEHAPDLKTKPPKQSSQYAAERDELAGPASEQYPNIRAAAGPLTGRQNVEDYYRLGIDMIVLGIGAVARQSNRAS
- a CDS encoding LLM class F420-dependent oxidoreductase, whose product is MKPVRIGAQVAPQRAAYADIRSAAAAVEDVGADILFTWDHFFPLGKEADAPHFEGWTVLGAWAEQTTRIGLGVLVSCNSYRNPDLLADMARTVDHISGGRVVLGIGAGFKEREFLEYGYDFPSPGRRIADLAAALPRIEKRLTALNPPPTGPMPILVAGGGEQKMLRIVARHANIWNTFAEGEDLVRKLGLLERYCAEIDRDFSTIEISVHTGGDPWEAGPRLRELGASLFTITTSGPDYDLGTIRRWISWRDEQNN
- a CDS encoding GNAT family N-acetyltransferase; this translates as MAEQVQLYPVTEADLSLLARLHNTWPAAGSAFEWFGYADPARAQRRWSQDGLLGADSGTLMVRRGEEAVGSVTWRSTPFGPLNRGWNIGIGLVPEAQGAGIGTRAQELLVEYLFDHTEVHRIDAQTNILNLAEQRALEKAGFVREGILRGAQFRSGEYHDMVSYSILRSDRSAARTGSA